A stretch of DNA from Syntrophorhabdaceae bacterium:
TTAAAAAAAAGAAAAAATCCTAAGAAATATACTATTAACAAAAAGCCGACAACAATCTGCTGAAAGCTGACGGCTGGCTGCTGAATACTTAATAGTTTGAATTTATATGCTAATATTTGACATTTTGCAATATTTTTTATACCATATCCTTCAATTGTCAAATGGATACTACTGAAAGTAAAGAAGAAATCTTCAACAGGGCAAAGAGTCAGCACGCAACACTCGACCGGAGGTTGCAAATGCTCCTTAAGAAGCCCTTTCTTACGGCGGCAGAAGAACTCGAGATCCGGGAATTAAAAAAGAAAAAACTTTATTACAAGGACATTATGGAAAAAAACCAGTAAAAACCGGGAATGAAGGAGAAGGGTTGAAAAAGACAGGGGCACAGATATTCGTTGAATCGTTGATAGCGGAAGGGATTGATACGATCTTCTGCTATCCCGGAGGCGCCACCCTGTACATAACCGATGCGCTCGGCGGTTGTGACATCCGGCAGATCATCGTGCGTCATGAACAGGGTGCGGTGCACGCATCAGATGGATACGCAAGGGCATCGGGGAAGGTAGGTGTTTCACTCGTTACATCAGGACCGGGTGCAACGAACACCGTTACGGGGATCGCAACCGCATACATGGATTCCATCCCTCTTGTCATATTCTCCTGCCAGGTCAATACAGCGCTCATCGGGAACGACGCATTCCAGGAGGCGGACATCGTCGGTATTACAAGGCCCTGTACGAAACATAATTACCTCGTAAAAGACGTAAAAGACCTTACGCGGATCATCAAGGAGGCCTTTCATATCGCGCGGTCGGGGAGACCGGGGCCTGTCCTCGTCGATA
This window harbors:
- a CDS encoding DUF465 domain-containing protein; this encodes MDTTESKEEIFNRAKSQHATLDRRLQMLLKKPFLTAAEELEIRELKKKKLYYKDIMEKNQ
- a CDS encoding thiamine pyrophosphate-binding protein, which produces MKKTGAQIFVESLIAEGIDTIFCYPGGATLYITDALGGCDIRQIIVRHEQGAVHASDGYARASGKVGVSLVTSGPGATNTVTGIATAYMDSIPLVIFSCQVNTALIGNDAFQEADIVGITRPCTKHNYLVKDVKDLTRIIKEAFHIARSGRPGPVLVDIPKDVSASLGDFKYPDKVNIRSYQPTYFGHTGQIQRAMKEIASAKRPVLFT